The Petropleomorpha daqingensis genome includes a window with the following:
- a CDS encoding cystathionine gamma-lyase has translation MSPEYGDGTRSVRAGEDAAVPGAPLRPSPVFAAPFHLGDVPPGTGGADGYARTGQPTLRVFEAAVGELDGGRCLSFATGMAAVSAALLACAGAGDRVVLPSDGYYATRALAADELSRFGMRVDLVSTPEIGEVAARGDLEGARFVLLETPSNPQLDVCDIAAVAAATRAAGAVLAVDNTTATPLGQKPLALGADLTIGSDTKALTGHSDLLLGHVSTTDDELHARMKSWRDHTGATPGPFEAWLGHRSMSTLDLRLARQAATAAAVAELLAGAPAVSEVRWPWLPGDPSAALAARQMLRPNGVVSATFASEEAVARLAAASRLWTAATSFGGVHSTLDRRAQWGGDAVPPGFVRFSCGIEDTADLVADLSAALEGLQPALG, from the coding sequence GTGAGTCCGGAGTACGGGGACGGCACGCGGTCGGTCCGCGCGGGGGAGGACGCCGCCGTCCCGGGAGCTCCGCTGCGCCCGTCCCCGGTGTTCGCCGCGCCGTTCCACCTCGGCGACGTCCCTCCGGGAACCGGCGGTGCCGACGGCTACGCCCGCACCGGGCAGCCGACGCTGCGGGTGTTCGAGGCCGCCGTCGGCGAGCTGGACGGCGGCCGCTGCCTGTCGTTCGCCACCGGCATGGCGGCGGTCAGCGCCGCGCTGCTGGCCTGCGCCGGCGCCGGCGACCGGGTCGTGCTGCCGTCCGACGGCTACTACGCGACGCGGGCCCTGGCCGCCGACGAGCTCAGCCGCTTCGGCATGCGCGTCGACCTCGTCTCCACGCCCGAGATCGGCGAGGTGGCCGCCCGCGGCGACCTGGAGGGCGCGCGGTTCGTGCTGCTGGAGACGCCGAGCAACCCGCAGCTCGACGTCTGCGACATCGCCGCCGTCGCCGCGGCGACGAGGGCGGCCGGCGCGGTGCTCGCCGTCGACAACACCACCGCGACCCCGCTCGGCCAGAAGCCGCTGGCGCTCGGCGCCGACCTGACCATCGGCAGCGACACCAAGGCGCTGACCGGGCACAGCGACCTGCTGCTCGGCCACGTCAGCACCACCGACGACGAGCTGCACGCCCGGATGAAGAGCTGGCGCGACCACACCGGCGCCACGCCCGGGCCGTTCGAGGCGTGGCTGGGGCACCGGTCGATGAGCACGCTGGACCTGCGGCTGGCCCGGCAGGCGGCGACCGCCGCGGCCGTCGCCGAGCTGCTGGCCGGCGCGCCGGCGGTGAGCGAGGTCCGCTGGCCGTGGCTGCCCGGGGACCCGTCGGCGGCGCTGGCCGCCCGCCAGATGCTGCGCCCCAACGGCGTGGTGTCGGCGACCTTCGCGTCGGAGGAGGCGGTGGCCCGGCTGGCGGCCGCGAGCCGGCTCTGGACGGCGGCGACGTCCTTCGGCGGGGTGCACAGCACCCTGGACCGGCGCGCCCAGTGGGGCGGCGACGCCGTCCCTCCCGGCTTCGTGCGCTTCTCCTGCGGGATCGAGGACACCGCCGACCTGGTGGCCGATCTGTCCGCCGCGCTGGAGGGGCTGCAGCCGGCGCTCGGCTAG
- a CDS encoding Lrp/AsnC ligand binding domain-containing protein → MVHAYILIQTEVGKAAQVASTISEIDGVTKAEDVTGPYDVIVRAEAETVDELGRLVVARVQSVDGITRTLTCPVVNL, encoded by the coding sequence GTGGTCCACGCCTACATCCTCATCCAGACCGAAGTCGGCAAGGCCGCGCAGGTCGCCTCGACGATCAGCGAGATCGACGGCGTGACCAAGGCCGAGGACGTGACCGGGCCCTACGACGTCATCGTCCGCGCCGAGGCCGAGACCGTCGACGAGCTCGGCCGCCTCGTGGTCGCCCGCGTGCAGTCCGTCGACGGGATCACCCGCACGCTGACCTGCCCCGTCGTCAACCTCTGA
- a CDS encoding D-alanine--D-alanine ligase family protein, with product MSSKADKVRVAVVFGGRSAEHAISCVSAGSVIAALDPERYDVVRVGIATDGRWVLADPDQRLAITEGELPEVSGGTAVSLVGDPAGRGLAVLEPGSAIGPALTEVDVVFPVLHGAYGEDGTIQGLLEMAGVPYVGSGVFASAASMDKEFTKKLLEANGLPQGDHVVLRDADGAVCADPKLLDDAARERLGLPVFVKPSRAGSSIGITKVTDWADFPEAVATAAAVDEKVIVEASVPGREIECGVLAGRDGGAPEASVPAEIKLRPGTDWYDFAAKYLDDAVDFDVPADLTPEQTRAVQQQARRAFLALDCRGLARVDFFLGTAPDGSDRLVINEVNTMPGFTPISMFPRMWAATGVTYPELVDRLVATAVREGARAPR from the coding sequence ATGAGCAGCAAGGCAGACAAGGTGCGCGTGGCGGTCGTCTTCGGCGGCCGCAGCGCGGAACACGCGATCTCGTGCGTCTCCGCGGGGAGCGTGATCGCGGCGCTGGACCCCGAGCGCTACGACGTCGTCCGCGTCGGGATCGCCACCGACGGTCGGTGGGTGCTCGCCGACCCCGACCAGCGCCTCGCGATCACCGAGGGCGAGCTGCCGGAGGTCAGCGGCGGGACGGCGGTGTCGCTCGTCGGCGACCCGGCCGGTCGCGGTCTCGCCGTCCTCGAGCCCGGGTCGGCGATCGGGCCGGCGCTGACCGAGGTCGACGTCGTCTTCCCGGTGCTGCACGGCGCCTACGGCGAGGACGGCACCATCCAGGGCCTGCTGGAGATGGCCGGCGTCCCGTACGTCGGCTCCGGGGTGTTCGCCAGCGCGGCGTCGATGGACAAGGAGTTCACCAAGAAGCTCCTCGAGGCCAACGGGCTGCCGCAGGGCGACCACGTCGTCCTGCGGGACGCCGACGGCGCGGTCTGCGCCGACCCGAAGCTGCTCGACGACGCCGCCCGCGAGCGGCTCGGGCTGCCGGTGTTCGTCAAGCCCTCCCGCGCGGGCTCCAGCATCGGCATCACCAAGGTGACCGACTGGGCCGACTTCCCCGAGGCCGTGGCGACGGCCGCCGCGGTCGACGAGAAGGTGATCGTCGAGGCCTCCGTGCCGGGCCGCGAGATCGAGTGCGGCGTGCTCGCCGGCCGGGACGGCGGCGCCCCCGAGGCCAGCGTGCCCGCCGAGATCAAGCTGCGGCCGGGCACCGACTGGTACGACTTCGCCGCCAAGTACCTCGACGACGCCGTCGACTTCGACGTGCCGGCCGACCTGACCCCCGAGCAGACCCGGGCCGTGCAGCAGCAGGCGCGCCGGGCGTTCCTCGCGCTGGACTGCCGCGGGCTGGCCCGGGTCGACTTCTTCCTCGGCACCGCCCCCGACGGTTCCGACCGGCTGGTGATCAACGAGGTGAACACCATGCCGGGCTTCACGCCGATCTCGATGTTCCCGCGCATGTGGGCGGCCACGGGCGTGACCTACCCCGAGCTGGTCGACCGGCTGGTCGCCACCGCTGTGCGCGAGGGCGCCCGGGCACCTCGGTGA
- a CDS encoding NAD(P)H-dependent glycerol-3-phosphate dehydrogenase yields the protein MTRAAVLSAGSWGTTFAKVLADAGCDVALFARRPELAKAITEDGENKDYLPGIRLPAAIRTTADPAEALVDADIVVLSIPSQSLRDNLAEWAPLLPPEASLLSLMKGIELGSTKRMSEVICEVTGAGPDRVAALSGPNLAREIAEEQPAATVIACPDTDRAEALQAACHTVYFRPYTNPDLVGCELGGAVKNVIALAAGVAEGLGFGDNTRASLITRGLAETARLGLALGAELTTFAGLAGLGDLVATCSSPLSRNRTFGEKLGRGMTVEQVQESTKQTAEGVKSCRSVLDLARAHGVDVPITEAVVRVCHEGESPKNLVREIMSREAKPE from the coding sequence GTGACGCGGGCGGCGGTGCTCAGCGCCGGGTCGTGGGGGACGACGTTCGCCAAGGTCCTGGCGGACGCCGGCTGCGACGTCGCGCTGTTCGCGCGCCGGCCCGAGCTGGCCAAGGCGATCACCGAGGACGGCGAGAACAAGGACTACCTGCCCGGCATCCGGCTGCCCGCCGCGATCCGGACGACCGCCGATCCGGCCGAGGCGCTGGTCGACGCCGACATCGTGGTGCTGTCGATCCCGTCCCAGTCGCTGCGGGACAACCTGGCCGAGTGGGCGCCGCTGCTGCCGCCGGAGGCCAGCCTGCTCTCGCTCATGAAGGGCATCGAGCTCGGCAGCACCAAGCGGATGAGCGAGGTGATCTGCGAGGTCACCGGCGCCGGGCCCGATCGTGTGGCCGCGCTGTCCGGCCCGAACCTCGCCCGGGAGATCGCCGAGGAGCAGCCGGCGGCCACGGTCATCGCCTGCCCCGACACCGACCGGGCCGAGGCGCTGCAGGCGGCCTGCCACACGGTCTACTTCCGGCCGTACACCAACCCCGACCTGGTCGGCTGCGAGCTCGGCGGCGCGGTGAAGAACGTCATCGCCCTGGCCGCGGGCGTCGCCGAGGGCCTGGGCTTCGGTGACAACACCCGGGCGTCGCTGATCACGCGCGGCCTCGCCGAGACCGCCCGGCTGGGGCTGGCGCTCGGCGCCGAGCTGACCACGTTCGCCGGGCTGGCCGGCCTGGGCGACCTGGTCGCCACGTGCAGCTCACCGCTGTCGCGCAACCGCACCTTCGGCGAGAAGCTGGGCCGGGGCATGACGGTCGAGCAGGTGCAGGAGAGCACCAAGCAGACCGCCGAGGGCGTCAAGAGCTGCCGCTCGGTGCTCGACCTGGCCCGCGCCCACGGCGTCGACGTCCCGATCACCGAGGCGGTGGTCCGGGTCTGCCACGAGGGCGAGTCACCGAAGAACCTGGTGCGGGAGATCATGAGCCGGGAGGCCAAGCCCGAGTGA
- a CDS encoding DUF3515 domain-containing protein: MVVVAGVVVLVRVVGGGSDGGRGTVADISGTPSPEREDLPPLAVDVPPVTAEADAACPALMSALPLELAGEKSRAVKSSSPFAYAWGDPPVVLICGVDRPAGFVATSGLIQIDAVQWYVDDSDPDTVVWTAVDRPVYVQLSIPSSLDSASATELSDVIAKVLPAQQPQPGG, from the coding sequence GTGGTCGTCGTCGCCGGCGTCGTGGTGCTCGTGCGCGTGGTCGGCGGCGGCAGCGACGGCGGCAGGGGCACCGTCGCCGACATCAGCGGCACGCCCAGCCCGGAGCGGGAGGACCTGCCCCCGCTGGCGGTCGACGTCCCGCCGGTGACCGCCGAGGCCGACGCCGCCTGCCCGGCGCTGATGAGCGCGCTGCCGCTGGAGCTGGCCGGCGAGAAGTCCCGCGCGGTGAAGTCGTCCTCGCCGTTCGCCTACGCCTGGGGGGACCCGCCGGTCGTGCTGATCTGCGGCGTCGACCGCCCGGCCGGGTTCGTGGCCACGTCGGGGCTGATCCAGATCGACGCCGTCCAGTGGTACGTCGACGACTCCGACCCGGACACCGTCGTCTGGACCGCCGTCGACCGCCCGGTCTACGTCCAGCTGTCCATCCCGAGCTCGCTGGACAGCGCGTCGGCCACCGAGCTGTCCGACGTCATCGCGAAGGTGCTGCCCGCCCAGCAGCCCCAGCCCGGCGGCTGA
- a CDS encoding thiamine-phosphate kinase, with the protein MSRPRPLVPRGNSADSVRVVGEFGVISRVVARAGTAAAAEVGPGDDAAVLRTPDGRVVATTDVLVEGRHFRRDWSSAEDIGHKAAAANLADVAAMGGVATALLVGLACPADTPTSWLEGVAAGLAAECAPLGAAVVGGDTVAAAPDSEAVVLSVTALGDLAGRAPVLRSGARPGDVVALAGRLGWSACGLAALRRGFKSPAAAVGAHRRPHPPYAAGPAAAAAGATAMCDVSDGLLADVGHLALASGAVFDLDRAALVRACLEPPGPLQQVAAALGADPMAWVLTGGEDHALVAAFPAGTALPDGWVEVGAVRDADENGAVLVSGEPAAAAVRAVGAEAPGHVHFG; encoded by the coding sequence GTGAGTCGACCCCGTCCGCTGGTCCCCCGGGGGAATTCGGCCGACAGCGTCCGGGTCGTCGGCGAGTTCGGCGTGATCTCCCGGGTGGTCGCCCGGGCGGGTACCGCGGCGGCCGCCGAGGTCGGGCCCGGTGACGACGCCGCCGTCCTGCGCACGCCCGACGGCCGGGTCGTGGCGACCACCGACGTGCTGGTCGAGGGGCGGCACTTCCGCCGTGACTGGTCCTCGGCCGAGGACATCGGGCACAAGGCGGCCGCGGCGAACCTGGCCGACGTCGCGGCGATGGGCGGGGTGGCGACGGCGCTGCTGGTCGGGCTGGCCTGCCCGGCGGACACCCCTACCAGCTGGCTGGAGGGCGTCGCGGCGGGGCTGGCCGCCGAGTGCGCGCCGCTGGGGGCGGCCGTGGTCGGCGGCGACACGGTGGCCGCGGCGCCGGACAGCGAGGCCGTCGTCCTGTCGGTGACCGCGCTGGGCGATCTGGCCGGCCGCGCCCCGGTGCTGCGCTCCGGCGCCCGGCCCGGCGACGTCGTGGCCCTCGCCGGCCGGCTGGGCTGGTCGGCGTGCGGGCTGGCCGCCCTGCGCCGCGGGTTCAAGAGCCCCGCGGCGGCGGTCGGCGCGCACCGCCGTCCGCACCCGCCGTACGCGGCCGGCCCGGCCGCCGCGGCCGCCGGCGCCACGGCGATGTGCGACGTCAGCGACGGGCTGCTGGCCGACGTCGGGCACCTGGCGCTGGCCAGCGGCGCCGTGTTCGACCTCGACCGGGCCGCGCTGGTGCGCGCCTGCCTGGAGCCGCCCGGCCCGCTGCAGCAGGTCGCGGCCGCGCTGGGCGCCGACCCGATGGCGTGGGTGCTCACCGGGGGCGAGGACCACGCGCTGGTCGCCGCCTTCCCGGCCGGGACGGCGCTGCCCGACGGGTGGGTCGAGGTCGGGGCCGTCCGGGACGCTGATGAGAATGGCGCCGTGCTGGTGAGCGGTGAGCCCGCGGCTGCGGCCGTGCGGGCGGTCGGAGCGGAGGCGCCGGGGCATGTCCACTTCGGCTGA